ACTGAAGCCTAAGGAACTGATTTTGGCTAAGGTGCTTTCAGAGATTTCGTTGTTGTTTGTGGTTTCTACTGCATCTTTTTTTGTACAGGCAAATAAAGATACAGAAAGCGCTCCGATTAAAGCGAACGCTAATAGGTTGTTTTTTTTCATAAATTTAAGTTTTTCATAAATATTATGGTGCAGCTAGTAGATCTTTGATCAAATTATAATTCTTTTTTTTGTAATCAAAATATTACGAACGAAATATTTTCATTTATCATGGTTTTTGAGTGTTTAAGTTGTTTTAGTTAGCTTTTTTGCTTTTTAAGTATGGGCTTTCACCATTAATAAAGAATAAAATTTTAATCTACCAGGCTAATAGATCTCTGTAAAAGCTTTCAATACACGATCCTGCTTTCTGCTCTTCCTGTAAATCATGAGGGTAGTGGCGTTGCCCAGTTCCTTTCCAATAGAAAAGGTCTTCAGCTTTCTGTTCGGATAATACTGTTCAATCAGTTCCAGCGGCAGAATGGTGATGGCCAGGCCGGCCTCCACAAAATTAATGATACCTTCCAGGGAGTTAACTACGGTACTTTTATAATTGATGATGCCTTGATAACTGAGCCAGGATTCCAGTCTGGACCTGTAAACACAGCCTTGCTCAAATACAATAATGCTCAGCTGATGATCATTGACGATCTCATTGAGCCCGGCATACTGATCTGAACAGACGATCACCAGCTGTTCTTTTTTGATCAGCTTCTGTTCCAGGTCAGGAAGGGTAACCGGAGTGGTGATAAAGGCTGCATCTAATTTGTAATTCATCACATCCTGGATCAGGTCCGGCGACATGGCCGACTTAAATTCGAGCTCGATATCCGGATAGTCCTGGTTAAACCTTTTCATCAATTCCGGGACTTTTAAAGCCATAGTGGTTTCTATGCAACCTATTTTAAGATGGCCAATTAACTGCTCAGTGCCCGACAACTCCCTTTTAGCTTCTTCGATCAGCTGGCCAATCTGTTTACAATAATGCATCAGCGTTTCGCCGGCTGCAGTCAGCTCTACTCTTCTGGAAGTCCGGTTAAACAAAGAAACCTGAAATTCCTCTTCCAGGCTTTTAATCCTGGCGGTTACATTGGATTGAACGGTAAAGGTGGCTTCGGCTGCTTTGGTGAAACTGCCATGGGCAGCTACCGCTTCAAATATTTTAAAATCATTGGTATTCATAGCTCATCATTAAATATGATTTATTGTTGCAAAATTAATCGCTTTAAGGAATAAAAAAATACTTGTTAATTTTTCGGTTGCCGGGCTATTCTGACGACTCTACTTTTGGTTCGATCATTTGATTTCAACCACAAATGAGTAAAAATAGAAGAATATGGAAAAGAAAAATAACCACTCGAAATGGCTGGCTTTAGTCATTGTCTTAACGGCGCCGATGCTTTATGTGATCGATATTTTTATTATTAATATGGCGATACCTGCCATTAAAGAGGGAGTGGGGGCTACTGATGGAGAAATTCAGCTTGTGATTGCAGGTTACTTACTTGGAAGCGCAGCTTTTCTGATCATCGGGGGGAGGGCAGGCGATTACCTGGGCAGAAAGAAGGTCTTTTTTTGGGGGATGTTTTGTTTTACCCTCACTTCCTGCCTTTGCGGTTTGTCTGATACCGCGCTCCAGCTGAACATCACCCGTTTCTTTCAGGGTTTAAGTTCTTCAATTATGGTGCCTCAGTCGATTGCTTTTATTCAGGTTTTGTTTACCGATCCGAAAGAGCGGGCAAAAGCAATAGGCTGGTATGGGGTTACCCTAAGTATTGCCGCTATTATCGGTCAGATCCTGGGTGGCTATCTTGTGGATACTCATTTTGGAATTGAAGGCTGGCGACTGATTTTCCTGATCAACCTCCCAGTAGGAATAGCGGCTTTATGGGCAATAAAGAAGTTTTTAACGGAAACAAAGAAAGAGGAAGGGCCGGGTTTCGATTATTCGGGGGCACTCACTTTAACCATTGGGCTCATCTGCCTGATTTATCCCTTAAACGAAGGAAGGGAAAAAGGCTGGCCATTATGGAGTATAATATTGATACTGGCTTCAGTGCCCGTTTTTGCTTATTTTATTGCTGATCAGAAGCGTAAACTACTGCAGCATAAAGCCCCTTTGATTGATGTCTCCCTTTTTAGGCTGAGGGGATTCAATATCGGCTTGTTAACGGTATTGTTTCATTTTATGATGCATACCGCCTTTTTATTAATGAGTGCGATATACTTACAAAACGGGCTTGGCTTGTCGGCTTTAGATTGTGGTCTGTATTTCGTATTGCATGCGGTTTTATTTATGATATCGGCCATGCTGGCCTCCGGATGGATTGTGAAATTTGGAAAACGGGTATTGCAGCTTGGCGTATTGATCATCATGAGCTCTTTCATTCTGCAGATACTGATTTTTAGGCCGCAGGTAAGTGGTACTTATGTGATCCTGCTGATCGGATGGTATGGGTTCGGGAATGGAATGGTACTTCCTTCTCTGCTGAGCATCACCTTAGAAAGTATCCCGGCAAAGTTCGCCGGAGTTGCTGCGGGAATATTTTCTACATTCCAGCAAACCGCTTCGGCATTGGGAATCAGTATTCTGGGAGGCGTATTCTATGGAGTAATCAGCCTGGGCGGTGCCAATCCTGATTATCTGAAGGCTTTCGACTACGGCATCTCTGCTAATATTGCCTGTCTTGGTCTCGTGATATGGATGCTCTGGCTGATTCCGGGAACGGGAAAGCTGGCCGGAAAAGAAATCGATCTGGCTTAAATAACCCCTAAGATTGTCGCGATTGACCATCTTGTAACTCCATTCTTTGTTTTAACTTTATATCATCAGCTATTAAAATAGTTACACTAAATAAGCAATTATGAAAAAGCAGGAATTTAAGGTTTTAATTGACGCTCCGCGTGAAAAGGTATGGGATGTTATTATTGGCAAGGAAACTTATCCCCAATGGACTGCACCTTTTTCAGAAGGTTCCAATGTAGAAACCGATTGGAAGAAAGGAAGTAAAGCAATTTTCGGCGATGGAAAAGGTTCCGGAATGGTATCTGAAATTGCAGACAATAAACCCAATGAGTTTTTGTCGATCCGGCATCTCGGAATGATCAAGGACGGTGTGGAAGACCTGGACAGTGAAGACGTTAAAAAATGGTCGGGTGCCATGGAGAATTATACCCTTAAAAACGTAAACGGGAAAACCGAATGGACCGTAGAAATGGATATGGGGGAAGAATGGGCAGACTATATGAACGAAACCTGGCCCTTAGCATTGCAGAAAGCAAAAGAACTGGCAGAACAGTCCTGATGCTGATTGACATCAGGAAAATCAGGTTTTCATGTTTAAATATAATCTATATAGATTATATTTAAACATGCTTCACGACAACCTCATTCTCATCCTTGTCTTACTTTTGTGTGTCACCATCCTGGTGATGATTGGTCACAAACTGAAAGTTTCCTATCCCATATTTCTGGTTTTATCTGGTCTTATCATCGGATTTATCCCTGGTATCCCGCATATCTTTGTGGACCCGGATATCATATTTCTACTTTTTCTGCCTCCTTTATTATATGAAGCGGCATGGACAACTTCCTGGAAAGATTTCTGGGAATATAAAGGTGCCATCTTTTTAATGGCTGTAGGTTTGGTGCTGATCACCTCCATCGCAGTAGCCTATGCTTCGGTAGCATTTATCCCTGGCTTTACCCTGGCGCTGGGCTTTCTTTTAGGTGGCATCGTTTCCCCGCCAGATGCCATAGCGGCATCATCGGTTTTAAAAGGGGTGAAGATTCCTAAAACCATCAATTCACTGTTAGAGGGAGAGAGTCTGATTAATGACGCCTCCAGTTTAATCGTGTTCAAATTTGCACTTGCTGCCGTAATTACCGGGAATTTTGTCTTTCAGGATGCCGCCATCAACTTTGTGGTGGTTGCTGGTTTGGGAATTTTAATCGGTCTTGGGATCGGCTGTATATTTTATGCGATACACCGCTGGCTGCCTACAAATGAAAATATAGATACTGTTTTAACACTACTCACTCCTTATTTTATGTATATCGTTGCGGAGCATTTTAAGGTGTCAGGAGTGATGGCTGTGGTATCCGGTGGACTGTTCCTCTGTAGCCAGTCGCACGTCATTCTAACCCCAAATTCCAGGGTCAAGGTGAGCGCGGTATGGTCTGCAACTACATTCATGATGAATGGTGTGGTGTTTATTCTGATCGGATTGGCTTTACCTGATATTGTAGCGGGCCTGGGTTCAGAATATCCGCTGAAAACGGCAATTGGTTATGGCATCGGGATCAGCTTACTGACCTTGGTGGTGCGCTTTGTCTGGTTATTTACCACAAGCCGGTTCACCAGATTGGTGAATAAGCAATCCCGGATCCGTTATCAGGGGATGACCTGGCATTCATCCGTAGTGATCGTATGGGCAGGAATGAGGGGAGTGGTCTCCTTAGCTGCTGCATTATCAATTCCTTTATTGCTGACCGACCAGACTGCCTTTCCTTTAAGAAACCTCATTCTGTTCATCACTTTTGTGGTGATCCTGGTCACATTGGTTGTTCAGGGGCTTTCCTTACCTCTAATCATCAGATTATTGAAAATACCTGAAAACACTTATAAGCTTTCAGAACAGGAACAAAGTTCTCAGATCAGACTCAGACTGATTGATCGTTCTTTAGAAAGGATGCAGCAGAATTACCAGTCTCAATGTATCCACAATGAGTTGGTGGTTAGTTTTAAGGCCGAACTGGAAAGATCACTGGTGGATAAGAAAAATGCCATGCAGGCATTCCGGGAGGGAAAGGTTGATCTGGAAGAGCTCAAAGTGTATAAGGAAATGATGGTGGATCTGATTCACATTCAGCGACATGAATTACACCTCTTGAAAAAGGATAAAAATTATGATGATGATATCCTCAGAGAGGAAGAAAAACGATTGGATTTAGAAGAATTGAGTAGCAATGGAAAGCTTTTCTAATGATACCAAAAGACTCTCGAGGTTGACGGCAATTCTCACCCAGTTGCAAACCAAGAGACTGATCACGGCAGCTGAACTGGCAGATAAATTTTCTGTAAGCTCCAGAACAATATACAGGGATATTAAAGCCCTGGAGCAAGCTGGTATTCCTATTCTGACAGAAGAGGGGAAAGGTTATGCCATGATGGAGGGCTATCGGCTGGCGCCCGTCGCGCTCTCAGAAAGTGAAGCGAATGCCTTGATTACGGCAGAACAGCTGGTATCAAAAAATAAGGATGCTTCTTTTGTCAGAGATTATAGAGAGGCGATGAGTAAGATCAGATCGGTTTTGAAATACAATACTAAAGATAAAGTGAACCTGCTTGCTAACCGGATTCTGTTTAGCCAGAATACAGAAAATGACCGGACAAGTAATTACCTGTCTGACTTGCAGCTGGCCCTTACCAATTTTAATCTCCTGGAAATTAACTATCAATCTGCGGAATCACCTGAAATGAACAAAAGAATAGTCGAGCCTTTTGCCTTACTGAGTACGCAGGAGAATTGGCTGCTGGTGGCCTGGTGCCGATTACGTAAAGATTACAGGAACTTCAGGCTGGACCGGATTATCCATTTAAACGTTCTCAGTGATAAGTTTGAGCCGCATAACCTCAGTTTGATGGAATATTTTGAGCATTGTAAAAAAAATATAAAACCCTTGACATAGGGCTGTCACAAGCCGGTCTTACTTTTAGAAAAAGAAATCAGGTTTCAACTTAAAAAAATGTAAAAATGGCTATTTCACAAACGTTAAGAGGACTAACTACAATTTGTTATTACGCGCTGGATCATGAAGCTGCAAAGAAATGGTATGCAGAATTACTGGGAATCCC
This region of Pedobacter steynii genomic DNA includes:
- a CDS encoding LysR family transcriptional regulator, whose product is MNTNDFKIFEAVAAHGSFTKAAEATFTVQSNVTARIKSLEEEFQVSLFNRTSRRVELTAAGETLMHYCKQIGQLIEEAKRELSGTEQLIGHLKIGCIETTMALKVPELMKRFNQDYPDIELEFKSAMSPDLIQDVMNYKLDAAFITTPVTLPDLEQKLIKKEQLVIVCSDQYAGLNEIVNDHQLSIIVFEQGCVYRSRLESWLSYQGIINYKSTVVNSLEGIINFVEAGLAITILPLELIEQYYPNRKLKTFSIGKELGNATTLMIYRKSRKQDRVLKAFTEIY
- a CDS encoding MFS transporter, whose amino-acid sequence is MEKKNNHSKWLALVIVLTAPMLYVIDIFIINMAIPAIKEGVGATDGEIQLVIAGYLLGSAAFLIIGGRAGDYLGRKKVFFWGMFCFTLTSCLCGLSDTALQLNITRFFQGLSSSIMVPQSIAFIQVLFTDPKERAKAIGWYGVTLSIAAIIGQILGGYLVDTHFGIEGWRLIFLINLPVGIAALWAIKKFLTETKKEEGPGFDYSGALTLTIGLICLIYPLNEGREKGWPLWSIILILASVPVFAYFIADQKRKLLQHKAPLIDVSLFRLRGFNIGLLTVLFHFMMHTAFLLMSAIYLQNGLGLSALDCGLYFVLHAVLFMISAMLASGWIVKFGKRVLQLGVLIIMSSFILQILIFRPQVSGTYVILLIGWYGFGNGMVLPSLLSITLESIPAKFAGVAAGIFSTFQQTASALGISILGGVFYGVISLGGANPDYLKAFDYGISANIACLGLVIWMLWLIPGTGKLAGKEIDLA
- a CDS encoding Na+/H+ antiporter — protein: MLHDNLILILVLLLCVTILVMIGHKLKVSYPIFLVLSGLIIGFIPGIPHIFVDPDIIFLLFLPPLLYEAAWTTSWKDFWEYKGAIFLMAVGLVLITSIAVAYASVAFIPGFTLALGFLLGGIVSPPDAIAASSVLKGVKIPKTINSLLEGESLINDASSLIVFKFALAAVITGNFVFQDAAINFVVVAGLGILIGLGIGCIFYAIHRWLPTNENIDTVLTLLTPYFMYIVAEHFKVSGVMAVVSGGLFLCSQSHVILTPNSRVKVSAVWSATTFMMNGVVFILIGLALPDIVAGLGSEYPLKTAIGYGIGISLLTLVVRFVWLFTTSRFTRLVNKQSRIRYQGMTWHSSVVIVWAGMRGVVSLAAALSIPLLLTDQTAFPLRNLILFITFVVILVTLVVQGLSLPLIIRLLKIPENTYKLSEQEQSSQIRLRLIDRSLERMQQNYQSQCIHNELVVSFKAELERSLVDKKNAMQAFREGKVDLEELKVYKEMMVDLIHIQRHELHLLKKDKNYDDDILREEEKRLDLEELSSNGKLF
- a CDS encoding SRPBCC family protein, which gives rise to MKKQEFKVLIDAPREKVWDVIIGKETYPQWTAPFSEGSNVETDWKKGSKAIFGDGKGSGMVSEIADNKPNEFLSIRHLGMIKDGVEDLDSEDVKKWSGAMENYTLKNVNGKTEWTVEMDMGEEWADYMNETWPLALQKAKELAEQS
- a CDS encoding helix-turn-helix transcriptional regulator, with product MESFSNDTKRLSRLTAILTQLQTKRLITAAELADKFSVSSRTIYRDIKALEQAGIPILTEEGKGYAMMEGYRLAPVALSESEANALITAEQLVSKNKDASFVRDYREAMSKIRSVLKYNTKDKVNLLANRILFSQNTENDRTSNYLSDLQLALTNFNLLEINYQSAESPEMNKRIVEPFALLSTQENWLLVAWCRLRKDYRNFRLDRIIHLNVLSDKFEPHNLSLMEYFEHCKKNIKPLT